The following proteins are co-located in the Nocardioides piscis genome:
- a CDS encoding M28 family metallopeptidase, whose product MRTAAALICVGLAAVACSPTVDRSRPQTSSSAAPSDVSAASPTADPPPTSAPRDPVAPADFDTRTAMRTVRHLAGDIGPREATGRGYAQAARWVGRRLERLGYAVEHQPVAIPAGTSWGVPVGAGTSANVIARPPGLDPAQPHLVVGAHLDTVPQAPGAEDNASGVGVLVAVAGAAAAGRTRLPVVFVAFGAEEPRGPSDADHHYGSRHYVAALRPRERTGVRGMVSLDRVGVGEVVPIGSAVEGQDVLAARVAAAGRRVRVPVVREVNRSSDHWQFVQAGLPGVRLGSTPYAAYHSADDVPSVVDPRQVDRVGRVVLAWLAP is encoded by the coding sequence TTGCGCACCGCGGCCGCCCTGATCTGTGTGGGGCTGGCCGCGGTGGCATGCTCGCCCACCGTTGACCGGTCGCGGCCGCAGACCAGCTCGTCGGCCGCACCCTCGGACGTCTCGGCCGCTTCGCCGACCGCAGACCCGCCGCCGACGTCCGCGCCGCGGGACCCGGTGGCACCTGCCGACTTCGACACCCGCACGGCCATGCGCACGGTGCGCCATCTCGCCGGTGACATCGGTCCCCGGGAGGCGACGGGTCGCGGCTATGCGCAGGCCGCACGGTGGGTGGGGCGACGCCTCGAGCGTCTGGGCTACGCGGTCGAGCACCAGCCCGTCGCCATACCTGCGGGGACGTCGTGGGGGGTGCCGGTCGGGGCTGGCACCTCGGCCAACGTGATCGCGCGACCTCCCGGTCTCGATCCCGCTCAGCCCCACCTCGTCGTCGGCGCCCATCTCGACACCGTTCCGCAGGCGCCCGGCGCCGAGGACAACGCATCGGGGGTCGGGGTCCTGGTGGCGGTCGCCGGGGCCGCGGCCGCCGGGCGGACTCGGCTGCCTGTCGTCTTCGTCGCCTTCGGCGCCGAGGAGCCGCGGGGTCCGAGCGATGCCGATCACCACTACGGCTCACGGCACTACGTCGCGGCGCTGCGGCCGCGCGAACGCACGGGCGTGCGGGGCATGGTCTCCCTCGACCGCGTCGGCGTCGGCGAAGTCGTGCCCATCGGGTCTGCCGTCGAGGGTCAGGACGTCCTGGCCGCCCGCGTGGCGGCAGCAGGACGCAGGGTCAGGGTGCCGGTGGTGCGTGAGGTCAACCGTTCGAGCGACCACTGGCAGTTCGTCCAGGCGGGGCTCCCCGGCGTGCGGCTCGGGAGCACGCCGTACGCCGCCTATCACTCGGCCGACGACGTGCCATCGGTCGTCGATCCCCGCCAGGTCGACCGGGTGGGGCGCGTCGTGCTCGCGTGGCTAGCGCCCTGA
- a CDS encoding CapA family protein: MRWASVVAVALLCACTATPAADQGPPSPSGSTTPPPPREQPVAAPAEVTVAVLGDIMLGRRVAAAHADATDTLRELGPLLVRADVAVGNLESSLSTNGAPTQDPVTDSFAVSPRVLTGLGRAGLDALSLANNHTGDYGEQALVETLEAFEDSPIQPFGAGRDLAEATRAAVVERDGLRIGFLGFNAIGETPMAGPGRPGALTVRMPPRTGPLNRGDLSHVLRAVRRLDRRVDAVIVVPHWGAQYTHTPEPAQTIVGRRLVEAGADLVVGGHPHWVQSTERHRGVTIAHSLGNAVFDMDFSEQAMEGVVLTATVSKDRVREVELVPYRMDATFTPRLVSGAAARAILADVRSGR, from the coding sequence ATGAGGTGGGCGTCGGTCGTCGCGGTGGCCCTTCTCTGTGCCTGTACGGCGACGCCGGCCGCCGACCAGGGGCCGCCATCACCTTCCGGGTCCACCACGCCGCCACCCCCTCGGGAGCAGCCGGTCGCAGCCCCCGCCGAAGTCACTGTGGCAGTCCTGGGCGACATCATGCTCGGGCGTCGCGTGGCGGCCGCCCATGCCGACGCCACCGACACTCTGCGCGAGCTCGGACCGCTGCTGGTCAGGGCCGACGTCGCGGTCGGCAACCTCGAGAGCAGCCTGTCCACCAACGGCGCCCCGACGCAGGACCCGGTCACCGATTCCTTCGCGGTCTCCCCCCGCGTGCTGACGGGGCTGGGCCGGGCCGGGCTCGACGCGCTGTCCCTGGCCAACAACCACACCGGCGACTACGGCGAGCAGGCGCTCGTCGAGACGCTCGAGGCGTTCGAGGACAGCCCGATCCAGCCGTTCGGCGCGGGCCGCGACCTGGCCGAGGCCACGCGGGCAGCGGTCGTGGAGCGCGACGGGCTGCGCATCGGCTTCCTCGGGTTCAACGCCATCGGCGAGACCCCGATGGCTGGCCCCGGACGGCCCGGCGCCCTGACGGTGCGGATGCCTCCACGCACAGGGCCCCTGAACCGCGGCGACCTCTCCCACGTGCTGCGCGCCGTGCGCCGCCTGGACCGTCGCGTCGACGCGGTGATCGTCGTCCCTCACTGGGGTGCTCAGTACACCCACACGCCCGAGCCTGCCCAGACCATCGTCGGTCGGCGACTCGTGGAGGCCGGTGCCGACCTCGTGGTGGGCGGACATCCACACTGGGTCCAGTCGACCGAACGCCACCGTGGCGTCACCATCGCCCACTCGCTGGGCAACGCAGTCTTCGACATGGACTTCAGCGAGCAGGCCATGGAAGGGGTCGTGCTGACTGCGACGGTGAGCAAGGACCGCGTCCGCGAGGTCGAGCTCGTGCCCTACCGGATGGATGCGACCTTCACCCCGAGGCTGGTGAGCGGCGCGGCAGCGCGCGCGATCCTGGCGGACGTGCGCTCAGGGCGCTAG
- a CDS encoding DMT family transporter — translation MSIVLALGAAAAYGISDFIGGFASRSTSAWPVAFLSAVGALICSAVIAVTTPGAATVTDLAWGALAGVGSGLGGAFLYRGLAAGRMGVVAPVSAVGAALLPVVIGVATGERPELVVWLGILVAIPGIWLVSREPGAGDLAAGILDGVLAGVGFGLLFAAIGQVPDEAGFWPLALAQLLALVTVAATATLLGVSWRPSARSEVGLGLLAGALASAASLGFLLATQAGLLTVAAVLTSLYPAVTIVLAATLLREHIHRAQAVGLAFCGLCVALVAAG, via the coding sequence ATGTCGATAGTCCTCGCCCTCGGGGCGGCTGCCGCCTACGGGATCTCCGACTTCATCGGCGGCTTCGCCTCGCGGAGCACCTCCGCCTGGCCGGTGGCGTTCCTCAGCGCAGTCGGCGCCCTCATCTGCTCAGCCGTCATCGCCGTAACCACCCCCGGCGCTGCCACCGTGACCGACCTCGCCTGGGGCGCCCTGGCCGGGGTGGGCTCGGGCCTGGGCGGGGCGTTCCTCTATCGCGGCCTGGCCGCCGGTCGGATGGGGGTGGTCGCCCCGGTCTCGGCCGTGGGAGCGGCGCTCCTGCCGGTCGTGATCGGTGTCGCCACCGGCGAGCGCCCCGAGCTCGTCGTCTGGTTGGGAATCCTCGTGGCGATCCCCGGCATCTGGCTGGTCAGTCGCGAGCCGGGTGCCGGCGACCTCGCAGCCGGCATCCTCGACGGCGTCCTGGCGGGCGTCGGGTTCGGGTTGTTGTTCGCGGCCATCGGCCAGGTCCCCGACGAGGCGGGCTTCTGGCCGCTCGCCCTGGCCCAGCTGCTCGCGCTCGTCACGGTGGCCGCGACCGCGACGCTGCTCGGGGTCTCCTGGCGGCCTTCGGCCCGGTCGGAGGTCGGGTTGGGACTGCTCGCCGGCGCACTGGCCAGCGCAGCGTCGCTCGGCTTCCTGCTCGCCACCCAGGCCGGACTGCTGACGGTCGCCGCGGTGCTGACGTCGCTCTATCCGGCCGTCACCATCGTGTTGGCCGCCACGCTCCTGCGCGAGCACATCCATCGGGCGCAGGCCGTCGGGCTGGCGTTCTGCGGACTCTGTGTCGCCCTGGTGGCTGCGGGTTGA
- a CDS encoding DUF7455 domain-containing protein, producing MERNEADVTTALAPQFAALTASDRCDRCGAQAYLRVELQTGGELLFCAHHAREHGDKLRSIASNVQDETHKLQPSSTTASDSDS from the coding sequence ATGGAGAGAAATGAGGCCGATGTGACTACCGCCCTAGCCCCCCAGTTCGCCGCGCTGACGGCGAGCGACCGCTGCGACCGCTGCGGTGCCCAGGCCTACCTGCGTGTCGAGCTCCAGACCGGTGGCGAGCTGCTCTTCTGCGCCCACCACGCCCGCGAGCACGGCGACAAGCTGCGCTCGATCGCGTCCAACGTGCAGGACGAGACGCACAAGCTGCAGCCCTCCTCGACCACGGCGTCCGACAGCGACAGCTGA
- a CDS encoding DNA gyrase/topoisomerase IV subunit B, whose product MAAPADNTYNAAHLLVLEGLDAVRKRPGMYIGSTDTRGLMHCLWEIIDNGVDEALAGVARRVEITLHPDDSVEVHDDGRGIPTDKEPKTGLPGVEVVATKLHAGGKFGGGSYVATGGLHGVGLSVVNALSARMDIDVDRSPSQQGLSFQRGVPGVFDGDGPKATFTPRSGLTRKGKRVAKGKTGTRIRFWPDRQIFTKDAAIELEGLLGRARQTSYIVPGLELVIADRRGPSLVEEKFLHEGGISEFADFLSKGEPVTEILRLQGMDRFTETVPILDDKGHMTPQEVERELNVDVALRWSNTYDTQVRSYVNVIATPKGGTHVSGFEQAVTATFNDVMRSAKVLKVNDDNVIKDDVLEGMTAVVTVRLAEPQFEGQTKEILGTPAARAVVRKVVASELKTFLTSTKRAEKAQAKLVMEKVVGASKTRLAAKQHKETQRRKNALESSALPAKLADCRSSDNERTELFIVEGDSALGTAKFARDSEYQALLPIRGKILNVQKASVGDMLKNAECASIIQVVGAGSGRTFDLEGARYGRIIFMADADSDGAHIRCLLATLFFRYMPDLLTEGRVFTAVPPLHRIELTNPKKGMEKYVYTYSDDELQRKLAELKKKNVRWKDPVQRYKGLGEMDADQLAETTMDPRHRTLRRLTVDDAEVAASVFELLMGSDVAPRKEFIIQGAYEVDVETLDA is encoded by the coding sequence GTGGCAGCACCGGCAGACAACACCTACAACGCAGCACACCTCCTGGTCCTCGAGGGACTCGACGCGGTGCGCAAGCGCCCCGGGATGTACATCGGCTCGACCGACACCCGGGGCCTCATGCACTGCCTGTGGGAGATCATCGACAACGGGGTGGACGAGGCCCTGGCGGGCGTCGCCCGCCGGGTGGAGATCACGCTGCACCCCGACGACTCGGTGGAGGTGCACGACGACGGGCGGGGCATCCCCACCGACAAGGAGCCCAAGACCGGTCTGCCCGGGGTGGAGGTCGTCGCCACCAAGCTGCACGCCGGCGGCAAGTTCGGCGGCGGCTCCTATGTCGCGACCGGTGGCCTCCACGGGGTCGGGCTCTCGGTGGTCAACGCACTCTCGGCGCGCATGGACATCGACGTGGACCGCTCGCCCTCGCAGCAGGGCCTTTCCTTCCAGCGCGGAGTGCCGGGCGTCTTCGACGGTGACGGGCCCAAGGCGACCTTCACCCCTCGGTCGGGGCTGACCCGCAAGGGCAAGCGGGTGGCCAAGGGCAAGACCGGCACCCGCATCCGGTTCTGGCCCGACCGGCAGATCTTCACGAAGGACGCGGCCATCGAGCTGGAGGGCCTGCTGGGGCGTGCCCGGCAGACCTCCTACATCGTGCCGGGCCTCGAGCTCGTCATCGCCGACCGCCGGGGTCCCTCGCTGGTCGAGGAGAAGTTCCTCCACGAGGGCGGGATCAGCGAGTTCGCCGACTTCCTCTCCAAGGGCGAGCCGGTCACCGAGATCCTGCGGCTGCAGGGGATGGACCGGTTCACCGAGACCGTGCCGATCCTGGACGACAAGGGCCACATGACCCCGCAGGAGGTCGAGCGCGAGCTCAACGTCGACGTCGCGCTGCGCTGGAGCAACACCTACGACACGCAGGTGCGGTCCTACGTCAACGTCATCGCCACGCCGAAGGGCGGCACCCACGTCAGCGGGTTCGAGCAGGCGGTGACCGCGACGTTCAACGACGTGATGCGCTCGGCCAAGGTGCTCAAGGTCAACGACGACAACGTCATCAAGGACGACGTCCTCGAGGGGATGACCGCCGTGGTGACGGTGCGCCTGGCCGAGCCGCAGTTCGAGGGCCAGACCAAGGAGATCCTCGGCACCCCGGCGGCTCGTGCGGTGGTCCGCAAGGTCGTGGCGAGCGAGCTGAAGACCTTCCTCACCTCCACCAAGCGCGCCGAGAAGGCCCAGGCCAAGCTGGTGATGGAGAAGGTCGTCGGCGCCTCCAAGACCCGGCTGGCGGCCAAGCAGCACAAGGAGACCCAGCGCCGCAAGAACGCCCTCGAGTCGTCAGCCCTGCCGGCGAAGCTGGCCGACTGCCGCTCGAGCGACAACGAGCGCACCGAGCTCTTCATCGTCGAGGGGGACTCGGCCCTCGGTACGGCGAAGTTCGCCCGCGACTCCGAATACCAGGCGCTGCTGCCGATCCGCGGCAAGATCCTCAACGTCCAGAAGGCCTCGGTCGGCGACATGCTCAAGAACGCCGAGTGCGCCTCGATCATCCAGGTCGTCGGCGCAGGCTCGGGCCGGACGTTCGACCTCGAGGGCGCGCGGTATGGCCGGATCATCTTCATGGCCGACGCCGACTCCGACGGCGCCCACATCCGCTGCCTGCTCGCCACCCTGTTCTTCCGCTACATGCCGGACCTGCTGACCGAGGGGCGGGTCTTCACCGCCGTACCCCCGCTGCACCGGATCGAGCTGACCAACCCCAAGAAGGGGATGGAGAAGTACGTCTACACATACTCCGACGACGAGCTGCAGCGGAAGCTGGCGGAGCTGAAGAAGAAGAACGTCCGCTGGAAGGACCCGGTGCAGCGCTACAAGGGCCTGGGCGAGATGGACGCCGACCAGCTCGCGGAGACCACGATGGACCCCCGCCACCGCACCCTGCGCCGGCTCACCGTCGACGACGCGGAGGTCGCGGCGTCGGTGTTCGAGCTGCTGATGGGCTCCGACGTGGCCCCGCGCAAGGAGTTCATCATCCAGGGTGCCTACGAGGTCGACGTGGAGACGCTGGACGCCTGA
- a CDS encoding nickel-binding protein — protein MSTTSATLSGSTRSPRPTWPTSPSRTSTTKYLRYWVDEAHGKIFCLAEAPSADAAATVHREPTAWSRRRSMRSGRALSKHRAAQASSVSTSTS, from the coding sequence ATGTCCACGACCTCGGCGACGCTGTCGGGATCGACGAGGTCGCCAAGGCCCACGTGGCCGACCTCGCCGAGCAGGACAAGCACGACGAAATATCTCCGCTACTGGGTCGACGAGGCGCACGGCAAGATCTTCTGCCTTGCCGAAGCGCCCTCCGCCGACGCGGCTGCCACCGTCCACCGCGAGCCCACGGCCTGGTCGCGCAGGAGATCCATGAGGTCAGGGAGGGCTCTTAGCAAGCATCGTGCCGCTCAGGCGTCCAGCGTCTCCACGTCGACCTCGTAG
- a CDS encoding M36 family metallopeptidase — protein MRSRTNTRVAAVALAGLSLATLATGAAVAGNGKPQSGSSTGTGQVFFPNPVASLQDQSLTDQGDADYAALAPAYRNVTLTNLDGSGYLVGDWANVVSETGDRAYSPTNTFIYRRNDDRFEQVMAYYWVTETQKYIQSLGFGTGTYAPVNKESQDLRINQWGADNSFSWDKKDMIKLGKGGVDDGEDAEVIIHEYGHAVHDAQVAGFGTSIEAGAIGEAFGDYLAVTVTNVLAPTADAPCVADWDAVSYDPSAPHCLRRIDTNLTYADRRGQVHFDGQIWSRALWDIRNALGATKADTLILQSQFSFAPDTTFAAAADRTIRTAELFRDQRKLSRAEVDAVRKAFTDRGISVTG, from the coding sequence GTGCGCTCAAGGACGAACACACGCGTCGCCGCTGTCGCGCTCGCCGGGCTCAGCCTCGCGACCCTGGCGACCGGCGCGGCGGTGGCCGGCAACGGCAAACCGCAGTCGGGCTCGAGCACCGGGACGGGTCAGGTCTTCTTCCCCAACCCGGTCGCGTCGCTGCAGGACCAGAGCCTCACCGACCAGGGCGACGCGGACTACGCGGCACTCGCACCGGCGTATCGGAACGTCACGCTGACCAACCTCGACGGCAGCGGCTACCTCGTCGGCGACTGGGCCAACGTCGTGAGCGAGACTGGCGACCGGGCCTACTCCCCGACCAACACCTTCATCTACCGGCGCAACGACGACCGGTTCGAGCAGGTGATGGCCTACTACTGGGTCACCGAGACGCAGAAGTACATCCAGAGCCTCGGCTTCGGCACCGGCACCTACGCGCCGGTGAACAAGGAGTCGCAGGACCTGCGCATCAACCAGTGGGGAGCCGACAACAGCTTCTCCTGGGACAAGAAGGACATGATCAAGCTCGGCAAGGGCGGCGTCGATGACGGCGAGGACGCCGAAGTGATCATCCACGAGTACGGCCACGCCGTGCACGACGCGCAGGTGGCGGGCTTCGGCACGAGCATCGAGGCCGGCGCCATCGGTGAGGCGTTCGGCGACTACCTCGCCGTCACGGTCACCAACGTGCTCGCCCCTACGGCCGACGCCCCGTGCGTCGCCGACTGGGACGCGGTGTCGTACGACCCGTCGGCCCCGCACTGCCTGCGTCGAATCGACACCAACCTGACCTACGCCGACCGGCGCGGCCAGGTGCACTTCGACGGCCAGATCTGGTCACGCGCGCTGTGGGACATCCGCAACGCGCTCGGTGCGACGAAGGCCGACACGCTGATCCTGCAGTCGCAGTTCTCGTTCGCGCCGGACACGACGTTTGCCGCGGCAGCCGATCGCACGATCCGCACGGCGGAGCTCTTCCGCGATCAGCGGAAGCTGTCGCGGGCCGAGGTCGACGCGGTCCGCAAGGCGTTCACCGACCGCGGCATCAGCGTCACGGGCTAG
- a CDS encoding SdpI family protein gives MNQAQLAGLALGLAAVALGPFVWWLTRQAATGALGRNSWAGLRTSRTMQSDEAWVTGHRAALEPAAGMARRVGGMGALAVVMAVLGHTPQSMVAGFAALVLLLHGAFASVRAAHRAIDR, from the coding sequence GTGAACCAGGCGCAGCTCGCTGGTCTCGCGCTGGGCCTGGCAGCCGTGGCGCTGGGACCGTTCGTGTGGTGGCTGACCCGGCAGGCCGCCACCGGTGCACTGGGCAGGAACTCCTGGGCCGGCCTGCGCACGTCGAGGACGATGCAGTCCGACGAGGCCTGGGTGACCGGCCATCGTGCCGCGCTCGAGCCGGCTGCGGGGATGGCGAGGCGGGTGGGCGGGATGGGAGCGCTCGCTGTCGTCATGGCTGTGCTCGGCCACACGCCCCAGTCGATGGTCGCCGGGTTCGCGGCGCTGGTGCTGCTCCTGCACGGGGCCTTTGCGTCCGTGCGGGCTGCTCACCGCGCCATCGACCGCTGA
- a CDS encoding beta-class carbonic anhydrase, whose product MDDFDDLITANQSFAADFTLGGFDGVAHAGVAIVTCMDSRIDPLRMLGLDHGDAKIFRNPGGRVTPQALEALVLGVHLLGVKRILVVPHTRCAMASATEAQLREKVGTSAGVDASWQSFGVVDDQVAALTDDVKKVHSHPLIPDTVAVGGFIYDVDTGLLERKA is encoded by the coding sequence GTGGATGACTTCGACGACCTGATCACGGCCAACCAGTCCTTCGCCGCGGACTTCACCCTCGGCGGCTTCGACGGCGTCGCCCACGCGGGCGTCGCCATCGTCACCTGCATGGACTCGCGCATCGACCCCCTGCGGATGCTCGGGCTCGACCACGGCGACGCCAAGATCTTCCGCAACCCGGGTGGGCGGGTCACCCCGCAGGCCCTGGAGGCGCTGGTCCTGGGCGTGCACCTGCTCGGTGTGAAGCGCATCCTCGTGGTCCCCCACACCCGCTGCGCCATGGCCTCCGCGACCGAGGCGCAGCTGCGCGAGAAGGTCGGCACCTCGGCTGGGGTCGACGCCTCGTGGCAGAGCTTCGGGGTGGTCGACGACCAGGTCGCGGCGCTGACCGACGACGTGAAGAAGGTCCACTCCCACCCGTTGATCCCCGACACGGTGGCCGTCGGCGGCTTCATCTATGACGTCGACACGGGGCTCCTCGAGCGCAAGGCCTGA
- a CDS encoding MFS transporter: MTDRAGSVPTRALLSLAALAVAFAAADTYVVVLALPEMMSSVGVPIDQLQRAAPIISGFLLGYVAMLPLIGRIADLRGRVPVLVFSLLLFAVGSLVTALSYDMSSMVAGRFLQGVGGGGLVPATLALVADLYPKERRGVPLGIVSAVQEIGAVLGPLFGAVVVAFADWRAIFLINLAVGLVLAAALRSLAGVDAHPGPIPGGRFDLLGALLLLVALVAGVLVFVRPAALLRDLTWGQLFIPYTESGRWLAPMGLIAMGAAALLVVRCLLAARPLLDLRGWGAHLAEADLVGALLLAAALAGVILAFATADPKIQVFSDQGWWFLLGSAIAAVLFAVHMRRSSAPLVPRGALRRTPAWGALVVSFFIGAALIAALIDIPLFARTTVYPDSQLLAALVLVRFLLALPVGAVVGGYLIRRFSPGVVTAVGMLLAAAGFVLMAQWGLTTVQEPIANLGLITGGFGFGLALAPVNAALLDFTDDDVHGVASAFVVVARMVGMLVGISALTTIGLRRYYAEQGDIPPVREVCDGKSRCDAFSDLLRVAGIAQEQTVFYGAAGCAVVAAVLALVLFRAAKATPLSTRDLLTAHG; this comes from the coding sequence ATGACCGACCGGGCCGGGTCAGTCCCGACCCGGGCGCTGCTGAGCCTCGCCGCGCTCGCAGTCGCCTTCGCCGCTGCCGACACCTACGTCGTCGTGCTCGCGCTGCCGGAGATGATGAGCAGCGTCGGTGTCCCCATCGACCAGCTGCAGCGCGCAGCCCCGATCATCTCCGGCTTCCTGCTGGGGTACGTCGCCATGCTTCCCCTCATCGGACGCATCGCCGACCTTCGCGGACGCGTGCCTGTCCTGGTGTTCTCGCTGCTGCTCTTCGCCGTGGGTTCGCTCGTGACGGCGCTCTCCTACGACATGAGCTCGATGGTCGCCGGACGCTTCCTCCAGGGGGTGGGCGGCGGTGGGCTGGTCCCCGCGACCCTCGCCCTCGTCGCAGATCTCTATCCCAAGGAGCGCCGCGGTGTGCCGCTCGGCATCGTCTCGGCCGTCCAGGAGATCGGCGCGGTCCTGGGCCCCCTCTTCGGGGCCGTGGTCGTCGCCTTCGCCGACTGGCGCGCCATCTTCTTGATCAACCTCGCCGTCGGTCTCGTCCTGGCCGCTGCCCTGCGGTCGCTGGCCGGCGTCGACGCGCACCCCGGGCCCATTCCCGGCGGGCGGTTCGACCTGCTCGGCGCGTTGTTGCTGCTCGTCGCACTGGTGGCGGGCGTGCTCGTCTTCGTCCGGCCGGCCGCACTGCTACGTGACCTCACCTGGGGACAGCTGTTCATCCCCTACACCGAGTCGGGCCGCTGGCTCGCCCCCATGGGCCTGATCGCCATGGGCGCGGCGGCGCTCCTCGTCGTGCGCTGCCTGCTCGCCGCCCGGCCGCTGCTCGACCTGCGCGGCTGGGGAGCACACCTGGCTGAGGCCGATCTCGTCGGCGCCCTCCTGCTCGCCGCGGCGCTCGCCGGGGTGATCCTCGCGTTCGCCACCGCCGACCCCAAGATCCAGGTGTTCTCGGACCAGGGCTGGTGGTTCCTGCTCGGCTCAGCGATCGCTGCCGTGCTGTTCGCCGTGCACATGCGGCGCTCGTCGGCTCCGCTCGTGCCGCGCGGCGCGCTCCGCCGTACCCCCGCCTGGGGCGCCCTGGTCGTGAGCTTCTTCATCGGCGCCGCCCTGATCGCAGCGCTGATCGACATCCCGCTCTTCGCCCGCACGACCGTCTACCCCGACTCCCAGCTGCTGGCCGCGCTCGTGCTCGTCCGCTTCCTGCTCGCGCTGCCGGTCGGGGCGGTGGTCGGGGGCTACCTCATCCGTCGCTTCTCCCCGGGTGTGGTCACTGCCGTGGGCATGCTGCTCGCGGCTGCGGGCTTCGTCCTGATGGCGCAGTGGGGACTCACGACCGTCCAGGAGCCGATCGCCAACCTCGGCCTCATCACCGGCGGCTTCGGCTTCGGCCTCGCCCTGGCGCCGGTCAACGCCGCGCTGCTCGACTTCACCGACGACGACGTCCATGGCGTGGCGAGCGCCTTCGTCGTGGTGGCGCGCATGGTCGGCATGCTCGTCGGCATCTCGGCGTTGACCACGATCGGGCTCCGTCGCTACTACGCCGAGCAGGGCGACATCCCACCCGTGCGGGAGGTGTGCGACGGCAAGTCCCGCTGCGACGCGTTCAGCGACCTGCTGCGGGTGGCCGGTATCGCGCAGGAGCAGACGGTGTTCTACGGCGCCGCCGGATGTGCCGTGGTCGCTGCGGTTCTGGCGCTCGTGCTCTTCCGTGCGGCGAAGGCCACACCCCTCTCGACGCGAGACCTGCTCACCGCCCATGGCTGA